GTGCAAATTTTCCTTTGTACtcatcttgatgaggaaaaatgcgCTTAAGTACTAACTGACTGATTTCAAAAGTTCTATATCTTACTCTCTTGTGGAAAGCGCGAATCATTCTTTGTCGATACAACTGATCCTGAAAAACGACAACCATTCTCTTCTTATCAATCAAATTTAGTTGATCAATCTGCTTGCTGATCCATTCAGCATTACTTAACTCAGCTTCTTTGATTATTCTCAAAGACGGTATTTCGACCTCAGCAGGTATAACTGCTTCTATTCCATGCACTAGCAAGTATGAAGTAGCTCCAATCGACGTTTTGACAGTCGTTTGATAACCCAATAAAACATATGACAACATCTCTAGCCAACCTCGGTGATTgccaatcattttcctcaaaatcttcttgatattcttattggTATCCTCTACAACTCCATTCATTTGAGGATGATAAGCGCTTGAGTTTCGGTGAGTAATTTtaaattgctcacatatatctctcatcaagtgactgttaagatttgcaccattatcagtaatgatggattctggtACTCCAACCTGCATATCAGGTTGTTGTGAAAGAATTCAGCTACAAGTTTCTTTGTTACCGATTTGTAAGTAgttgcttccacccacttggtgaaataatcaatagCGACCGAAATGAATCTGCGTTCATTTAAAGTGGATGGCTTTATCGGACAAATGACGTCCATACCCCAAGCTAcaatggccaaggtgaactctTAGCATGAAGTTTGTGAGGTGGCACTTGGATCAAATCgtcgtgcacttgacatttatgatatttttgcaCAAACTTGCAACAATTATTCTCCATAGTCATCTAGAAAACCCGGCTCGAAGGATCTTTCTTGCCAATGTGAGCCCATTCATATGCGTGCCACAAACTCTAGCATGTATTTGTTCAATAAGTTTGGCAGCTTCAACGACATCGACATATTTAAGAAGACCTAAATCTTGAGTCCTCCTATAAAGGATTTCCCcatatataaagaaattgagagtTATACGGCATATCGACTTCTTCTGGTTTGACGTAGCACCTTCAGGATAATTTCCGAACTccaaatacttctttatatcaATATACCATGGCAAACCGTCCAGTTTTGCTTCAACATGTGAACAATGAACTGGATGTTCTTTCAGATCTATATCCATAGGATCAGTATAATCAGTATTCGGATGTTTAATCATTGAAGTGATGGTGTCAAGAACATCGGCCAACTCATTttgtattctgggagtatgtaTGAACTCAATATTACAAAATCTTTTCCACAACTTCTGTACATACTGTATGTAAGGTATAATATTAGGGTTTTTCACGGCCATCTCGCCTTGAAAATGATAAATCAATAGATCTGATTCTCCAATAACCAATAGCTCgtggacattcatgtcaatGGTTATTCTCAAATCAAGAATACAAGCATCGTATTCGACCATGTTGTTTCCGCAATTAAATCGGTTTAGCCGCCATGGGATAGTGTTGACTAGACACTGACACTAAGAATGCTCAAATACCTTTACTGTGATGATTTGCCCCTCCATCAAAGAATAGTCTCCAACCGGGGTATGTTTCAaaaatatcttcacccacaaatgacactgCTTCATCGCGAAAATAAGTTTTAAGCGGTTCGTACTCTTATCAATGggattttctgcaagatgatcagccaaggCTTTTGCTTTTATCGCCTTCTAAGTCACATACACAATataaaactcactcaacagcATTTCCCACTTAGCTAATTTTTGGTCGGCATTGCCTTCTAGAAGATATACTTCACCAGGTCCACTCTGGAAATGAGGTACGTAGtataagaagataaaataatttctcAACTTCTGGACAATACAATTCAAAGCACAACACGTTCTCTCCAACATATTGTAACGAGACTTATATGGAGTAACCTTCTTGTTTATGTAATATATATCGCTTTACTTCTTTCTGATCTCGTCGTGTTGACTGAGTACGCATCCAAATGCACTATCCGAGAtggacaaaaacaaaaacaaaggaCTCCTTTCTCGCGGAGGAAACAATACTGGCGGGTTGGACAAATAGTTCTTGATAGAGTCGAAAGCAATATGACACTTTCAGTCCACTTTGTTGGAGCTTGAAGATAAGTTCACACACCACGGTTGATTGAGCTATGAATCGActgatatagtttaacctccctaagaagctcatcacctcttttctcatcttcggcggaggtaactcttgaattgctttaatcGTAGAAGATCGAGCTCAATACcccttctgctgactataaatcccaacaacttgTCGGTTGGTACTCCAAAAGCACATTTGGGGGGATTTAGCTTCAATTTGTAATGACACAAATGATTAAAGAACTTCCTTAAATGTTTCAAATGATCCGAACTCTCACGGGACTTGATTATGACATTGTCTATGTACACCTCAATCTTCTTATGaatcatatcatgaaatatagtCGTCATAGACCTCATATAGGTAGAACCAGCATTCTTGAGGCCAAATGGCATTGCTCTGTAATGATATAAACCCCAAGGTGTaataaaagttgtcttttctgcatcttcttcatccatcacAATCTTGTGATAACCTGCGTAACgatccacaaatgactgcattACATGCTTAGCACAATTATcattcaaaatatgaatatttggaaatggaaaattatattttgggctagccttgttgagatctctgtaGTCGaaaaaaatcctcattttcCCGTCTTTCTTGGTAATCGGAAAAATATTGGCTAACCAAGTCGGGTATTGTGTAACTTCCACCAGTCGAGATTCGATCTGCTTGGTGATCTCTTCTTTGATGTCTAAACTTAATTTAGGCTTGAAATTTTGATCGTTTTGCTTCACTTGATCAAAACCCAGATTAGTCGTCAGTTTATTAGATACAATTGGTACTCAACCCTTGCATGTCACCGACTTCCCAGACGAACACATCAATATATTCAGCAAACAAATGAATTAGGCCTTTCTATGAGTTTCATTTAAGTGAATGTTGATCTTAACCTCTTTACCGCACTCCGAATCCCCCATATTTACTTTTTCGATCTGCTCTATATTTGGTTTATGCTGAATTTCAAACTGCCAAAATTCCATGGAAACATAGTCTGATACCTCACATTATTCTTCTTAATCATCAACCTCGTCATCACCAGCCTCAATTTGTTCATTCATCTcttgacatgacatgacattggtaGGTTTAGAACTTACATTACTAAAACCATAACCTGACAAAGTTAGGAAAGCAAAGTATAACAGAGGAGTAAATAAAAGATGTTGTCattcaaattggaaaaaaaCGGTACAAAGTTTGTCCATGGACCAGGTCATGTTTCCCTTTTAAACATCATgatggaaaattaaaaattcaaacatttaaaaGAAATGCAAAATGGTGGGTCTCAGGACTCTTACGGACAACGACCGATTTAATTATGCATAAAATGATGCCCTTCTACCAAGGTGTTCAGGAGATTAGGATGGGAGTGGAGGTCCAGTTCTGCATCATATCTCCTGTCTTAGCATCACGAAATCCTGTCAGCTCAACCCCTACTTCAATGATAGCATCGATCTCTTCAAAAAGGCCATAGATTCCTTCCCTAAGGTCCTCTGATCGACATATTCATGGACTGAGAAGGATTTATATAGGTGAGGGATTGTCTTGGCCAATGCttgattcttctttttctttgtcttcTCATCATCATCTATGGGGACGCACCCCAATTCATACCTTTCCCCTTTGACGGGAACTTGAATGGTCTCAACAATTCCTTGGGAAATTTTTTCCCAATCCGAAACCTGGCTCAAATCCAATTTGTATCATCACAGTGGCTATCATCTTGTACATGACACACATGGGAATCTTTGTGGCTAAGTCTTCACCGGTGGCATTTACCAGCCCCACAATGTAGAAATCTGTACCTCGCGATATCAAATCAATGATCACCATCTGATGCAAAGTAGAAGAGAAAGCTCCAGCCATATGGATGAAAgcttcccaaaagaaggttaTAGATAATGTCAATGTTCAAGACTTGAAACTGTGAACTGAATTCTATTGGACCCATTTGGATGATAAGATTCAGTGCTCCCAATGTATCTCTCTGTACTCCATCGAAGGCTCTCATGTTGTCTTGACTTTTTTCAAGTTCTCCCAAGTCAAACCTTAACTGCCTCAACGTCGACAATGAGAAAATATTCAGACCAGATCCATCATCCACCAAAACGCGATTTACCACCTTCTCGCGGCATACTACAGTGATATGCAACGCCTTGTTGTGTGATCTCCCTTCAAAAGGTAACTCATCGTCGCAGAAACTAATCTGATGCCATCGGATAACTTTGTTAATCATAGTAGACACATTATCGCTGCTTGTGCCGATAGGTACATAGGTATCATCAAGAGCCTTCATCAAAGTCTGCCTGTGCGATTGAGAACTCATCTACAGGGCCCACTTAGAAATTTGGGCTAGAGTCTTCTCCAAATGCTTGACCCTCGCTTATTGGCCTTTGATCTTGATGCTTCTTTTGACCTCCAAGAGCAACCTTCTCAAGAGTATAACATCTTCGCAGATCGGGTCATACCTTGTGCAGCATCAGTCTCAATCACAAATTTTGGCTTGGTAAGAGTTTTTGACGGCATCAAGGCAACAACCTTTGCGGGTGTCAAGATAACaaactctttcttctttttgataCTCAAAGCAGCTACAGCCTTTTCCAACTTGTTATGAACGATTGAAGTTATTACTTTCATCCCACACCAATAATCGTTTGTTTCTATCATACTGACGTTGCCTCCTCCATGATTCGACAAAGGATTGGTATTGATATTAGGTGCAGCTGTTTGGAGAGAAACCACCTCTTGGTCGATTAAATCCTTATTcttgtgcttgaggttgatacaGTGCTCAGTATCATGCCCAACACTAATGGAATTATAATCACACCTCTTATCTGGCCTatagaattttgaattgataTCCATGGGTTTGGGCCTCACTAGGTGAATATATCCAGTCGCTCGTACAGTTTTGTTCGTATTTCTATGAGCATTGTGAAATTCCTCGAAGGTTTCTTCTTGAACCGAGGTCAAGGGGGATCATAACTTCCTTGTGAGGGAGGCATTTGTTGATAACCTCGATTATTTAGACGGGGTGTTTGATTCCTGggatatgaatttattttttgtggttTGGCATTGGAGCTTTGTACCTCGGATGGGGATTTTGTTATGATGAAGCTTGGAGTTGATACGCAGGAGGGGGTACTCGGTAGCTCGACTGCATGTTAGCATAGTTGGGAGCAACACCCTGGTAGGGAGATAGAATTTAGTAGGGTGGAGGATGATTTGGATAAATGAGAGATGAATTTTTGTAATTGGGGTGGAGTTTGGTATAATGGAGCTTGGATGTTTGGATAAGTGGAGGTAGCATTTtgataaattggaaaattaTCGGGATGACTAGATTGCGTGTAGAAAGCTTGGAAGGAATTTTAAGAAGGCCGAGAATGACTTTGGGAATATGACGAGCTTCTGGTAGTTTTCCTTCCCCCATATGAAATAGCACTGATTTCTACTCTTTTCATCATCAACATGCCTGATGATCTGGGTGATACAGCAACACGGGCTATCTTTCCCTTTTTCAACccatcttcgatagtctcaccaactTTGATCTCAACAAACTTTTCTCCTACGAGCAACAGAATTTGATCATAATACTCGGGCTCTTGCACCTGCACAAACACTTctacaatttctttttcataCATGGGTGGTCTCACCCTCACCGCTTATTTTCTCCACCTATAGGCAAACTCCCTATAGCTCTCGgttgatttttgttttatcttttccAAAGAGTATTGATCTGGAACAATTTCTACGTTTTAGGCGAATCGATCGGTAAAATCTTTGACCATTGCATTCCTGCTGGTCCATTGCCTGGTTTCATGCGAGGTGAACCATTCAAGAGATTCTCCACACAGGCTTCAGCTGAAGAGCCGCATCAATAGAGCTTCATCCCTTCAAACTCCCACGAGCTGGTCACAGTAGGATCTCAAATGAGTCATAGGGTTGCCCTCTTTTTCAAAAGTGTCAAACTTCGAGATCTTAAACCCTTCTGGAAGGTCcaaatttggatgaatacatAAGTATTCATAACTAAGACCGGCGACATTAGGGATGCATTAGAGCTCTTTCGTGGCTTTCTTAGTCTCTTCTTTTATGACGACATTTACTTCTTTCTTTGACCTCCACTCGTTTTCTTGTTCCTTATAATGGTCCAGCTCAGAACCGTGCACATTGTGCTCTGCAGGGATGGGAATTTGGAAAGTGGTTCTTTTAGGTAAGGGTTGAGCTACTGAGGTACTCTGGGCATTTTGAGCGGTTTGATAATTCTGTGGGTAAGTTTGTGGATTGGTATTCCAATTTAAGTGGTGGTGGGATGTTTGTGGATTAAAAGTAtttggatttttgttttgattttgtggtGGTGGAGCAGTTTGATGGTAGGTATTTTGAGGATGGGGTGGCATTTCGGGATAGTTGTTTTGAGGAGGAGGTGGAGTTATGTAGGATTCGGATGCATATTGGGAATTTTGGGAGTCAGATCTGTAACCAATGGGTTCTAAGCAGGTGTAGATGGCCGGTTTTGGGTTGGATCCATATTTGAGGAAGGGAAGTAGATTGGAGGTCTCCCATAATCAGCATTAGTGGCAAAACCTGGCGGAGGCAGATCTTGTCTCCTTATCATTTCTACCGTCATCTCTACAATCTGTTGCATCATCTGCAAAATAAACTCATTCTAGTCCACTACGGTGGGTTGAGCCACCACAAAATCAGTAAGACTCACTTCTTCATTACTATCCCCCATAACTGTCTTTCTTTTGTCTGAGCTTTGTTTAGGGAAGTAATCTGCAGGACCTTTCTATCTGGTGAAATAGCGATGATCTGCCAACTTTCAATCAACACATATCAGTTTCAAAGTACCTGAGAgggaaaacaactcaaaggtgGATTTGTCAATGCAGATTCAaaatacaaaatgcataatatcacacagagaacaataaatagaaaagttgttttgtttgaggatatcttcaaCTCACGAGTAAGGACGGAAACACATTTTTTAACAAGAAGGAGTTtgcttgttttagttttgaCATTGTCTCAAAAAGGCTAAATCATGTTGATATAAGGTCCTCTTGCAGCTGCTCTTTGACATCCGTTGATCTGGCTTTCATATCTTCTCCTAACATGAAaggggaaaatgaaaatttttaaagataggGGTCAGGACTTGAGAGGTTGCCTACGTATATCATAAGGAGAATTTAGGTCCAACGTAGTTAGAGTACAAaataaacattttcattcattcgttcATTAAGATTACAAGGAAATTCAAAGGCAATAATAGAGCttttaaaaggtaaaatgatGACGACACAATAGTTATTTCCCTTTTTGTTGCACCATTGTTCTCCTTCTTTCAAACGGCCTAGGAATGGAGATTTGTAGACAATTTTCTCGTCGTCGTCTTCCCCAATCACTTTAGGGTGAACGTTATTGAGATCACTATTTGTTCCTTGCTCGTAGACGGGGCATTTTTCGTGCATTTTTTGAAGTTTATCAATCATGTTACTATGGAaggctttgttcttcttccttAGTGTGGCCATCCTTTTTCTCATGGAGGTGAATTCTTCCATTTCCAATGTCATCTCTTCATCAAGAGACATGCTTTTAGCTAACAGAGCGGCATTCTTCGATTCTATCCTCGCCTCTCTCCGTTCTCTTTTTTGCGCTTTAAACCGAAGCATGAGTCTCTCGCAAGTCCTCTGTCTCCATCTAaacatctttctttctcttcatcTGACTTGCGAGATCCTCATCTAGCTTTATGATTTCAGCTTTGTAGATTGCGGTGGCCATGTTGACTCTGAGCCGTTCCTCCTTGGCTTCTTGAATTTCCCGAGTTATCTGTTCGATCTTTCTTTGTAGTTCTTCTCTAGTGAGTTCCATTTGAATGTTCTTACCCTTGTCCATAGTAGTGATTTTTTGCCTTTCTTGAGATGGTAGAATAGTGTTTTAGGATTTGTGGTATAGGAGGAGGTCTTCTGAGTGAGAAACTCAagacttgaaaatttttgtgggtcattcttttgtaataGTGACTTGTTTGAATATATTAGAAATTTATGGAAAAGTGTGGGTTTCCAATATCCTCATTCATAGCAACATAgcacataaaaatttaaacacaCATATCGCGTCCTAAAAAATACCGggggacccttttgtgccaagggtaggcctagtgCATTTGAATAATGTGTGCATGAATTTGAACCATACAAACAAAACCCCCCAAATAAATTTCACAAGTGAATAATAATGTTCACAGAGGggaaaataaaggataaaaaattatagataGACCCACGTAAGGGCCATTTTAATTTACGAAAGTGCATAAAGAAAGGCCAGCGCAGggattaaaatgaaaaatacataTAGAAAAACCCGCGCAGGGGCAAAATCCACTATGTCGCTCTAGATGGTCCTGCTCCGTCGCCGTCTCCCTAAGTCTTGTATTGTTGAAACATATAGCTTAGTATCTGCATGAATTCTTCACCCAGGCGTCCTTTGTCTTCCAAGCTTTCTTATCGCATCctcttgattttcttcttgatcAGGTATCGAAATCATCATAACCACGCCTTAGTCTTTCCACCTCTTGAGTCGCCTTCCCAAGAGTATCTTGGTTCTCGACAAACTTAGTGTACACTTATTGAACTTCTTTCTTGACCTCTTGTAGCTCGGCCACTACTTTGGATTCTCTGTCATTACGCTGCTAAAGTTGTGCGGGGTTTTGGAG
The sequence above is a segment of the Solanum lycopersicum chromosome 10, SLM_r2.1 genome. Coding sequences within it:
- the LOC101250550 gene encoding uncharacterized protein, translated to MVEYDACILDLRITIDMNVHELLVIGESDLLIYHFQGEMAVKNPNIIPYIQYVQKLWKRFCNIEFIHTPRIQNELADVLDTITSMIKHPNTDYTDPMDIDLKEHPVHCSHVEAKLDGLPWYIDIKKYLEFGNYPEGATSNQKKSICRITLNFFIYGEILYRRTQDLGLLKYVDVVEAAKLIEQIHARVCGTHMNGLTLARKILRAGFISVAIDYFTKWVEATTYKSVGVPESIITDNGANLNSHLMRDICEQFKITHRNSSAYHPQMNGVVEDTNKNIKKILRKMIGNHRGWLEMLSYVLLGYQTTVKTSIGATSYLLVHGIEAVIPAEVEIPSLRIIKEAELSNAEWISKQIDQLNLIDKKRMVVVFQDQLYRQRMIRAFHKRVRYRTFEISQLVLKRIFPHQDEYKGKFAPNRQGPYIVRNVLSEGALVLSEMDCTV